In Carassius gibelio isolate Cgi1373 ecotype wild population from Czech Republic chromosome A10, carGib1.2-hapl.c, whole genome shotgun sequence, the DNA window ggggggggggggtgaactacccctttaagttaATTCTCTGAATTATAAACTGACGTTTTGATGTGATATTACTGGTTTAtcatatacatattatttatagtttatttaatagGGATAGTGTACAAGTGCACAAAATCCTTCTCTGATAAGaatcagaaaatgcttttttacaatataaacagATATATATTTCCACCTGTAGTCACTAATGACCAACAAACTCTCTGTTTAGTCTGGAAGGCTACAACTTTGACTGTTTGTAAGAGAAaagtattacatttgtttttatattgttatttatttcacatgGGTTTGAATCAGATTTGGTGAGATGGTCATTTTACACCCAGATGGTGCATCTACCCACTGACTCAAAATCGGGTAAACTTACCCCAAACCCCAGGCAAACTGAGCCAtgggaacacttttttttataagaagccATATTTTTAGAACTCTTTGCCATAGAAGCATTctgatcattttaaatgatagGAATACTTTAATTTCGATAGGATTAGATAGGATAGATACTTTCATTGTACGTCTGCATCTTTTTCCCTTTGTCGCGGTTGGTCAGCACTATGAGggtggagtttgtgtgtgtttcgcATCAGCACTGATTTTTTCATGTGGGTGTCTCCGTTAATTGTTCATCTACACCAGGTACTACTCATTACCCGATCCCtacttattgccctgtctttcgtcttgtgtttgtcagagcgttgtttGCAGTTCCCTGACAATGCCTGGTCTCTCGTTCCTGTTCTCTGTGTTCTTCTCTTTGTTGGATCGTCTGTGTCTCTGGAATCCCATCCACTCCTCACCACCCATCGCTCGCTCATCTCAGTTCCTATGTCATGCTATCCTGCTGCCTCTCCTCACTGCCACTTCCCAGATCGACATCAGACTTCGCCTCACCCACCTGTTATCCTGTTTTATGTTACTCATGTGTCTGACTGTGTTATTAAATATCCGATTTATTTGAACTTGCTTCCTCACCTTCTTTCACCATTACACCCTTATCCTGAGAAccacataagtaaaaaaaagtgaaattaatattttacatatgttATAGATTACTAGTATCAAGACAAGTGTTTTTAATGTGAAATACACTAAATTACAAGACTTAAAGTGTGACAAACTGCTAAATATTCTTTGTGATGATTTACAGGGCCTGGGGTTTGTGGGGCCCTGGTGAAggttacagtttttattaatttgtaggttcgttctatttatttatttgtgctatttacacagttTTTTAAGTTTGTAGGTATCCAGGTATAACCAACACATGCTACTCTGAGTAAAAGCTAATTAATACTGTGTTTGTAGGGAGGGTCATAAGCATCAACATATGTTTTTAACcaatgaataaacaaaaacagcaataCAAGCACCTTTTATGAACTTAATATAAACACCAAAATAGactcaaaacaaagaaacatcGTTCAAACCGTATAGCAAAAAACACTCTGGACACCAAGATATATATAGACTTAAGTATAATTTATTTCACcagtaaataaaacttaaacatTAACATGAACGATTACTTACAGTTGAGCATGAAACAAACTGTTTCCCAACGGGACTTTTGCCGTGTCCGAAACCGCTCCctatccactatatagtgcactatatggggtgtcagccattttgtagtgctgtccgaaTTCTGAGTGAACTACTTCATTCCCTACATTTGTCCAATTCTTTTTACCAACAATTGATTCTGATTTCGAGTGTACAACTGATGTACACTGGCTGAAGCACTATTTCCAATCGGAATAGCATTGAGCTGGAAGCCAGAGCGGGAACGAGTGAGTTTGAATGAGAGAtatgacgtttacatttttattatttctgttttaacgtttttccTACATTAGAAATTATGTTATGTAGGCAGTAAcgcagtttaatattttaataatttactgaggtggcattcgttaacttacaaaaatgatgataatttggtggataatttacatttttaataacaggtagtgtattctgatgtaaaattaacggtCGCCTGAGGATGCTCTacaaccatcttatctgagctcaaaacggTGCTTGAGCgagtgtcaagatactaaaaataataaatacattttgttctcagtacgttattttaataccatttaatgattatgaacataaaagcattacaaaaaaaatattatataccgTCGATGAAACCACAAAGGTATGTATAATTGcattataaagttattttgagtactattgctattagtattattttctaaatttagtacatgtaatataaaagtacatatggctatgtttttgcaacagctccgAGTCTCATGCGCAGTGTAGGCTAtacgtcactgtccgaatccgttcactcatttatttgttcactccttcctgatatagtgaacttaactgccatacactatatagggattagagaattaatgagtgaatgagtgagcgatttcagacacaggctgcatccgaaaacttaggcaggtgccttgctgtctaatcaggcaatgactttgcaggcagcgtttttgcacgaaggcacctcatgaaactgatttcggacagacttctgaggcagcgtaatggtttaatgatctacagcaaaatatagagagctttggtgataactaggtgtatatttcattactgcaatataaaTTTCTTGCTATAAATGGCATAAATAGTAACAAAACATtgatcagaaacatacatttacacacaaactgaccaccgaccgcaactttcagatgccatctttatttttttacttaactgtCACGGAATGGAacacacaggattgtgggatatccaaggcagcgaaggatacatttATGCTGCCTTCAGAAATTGGCCAGAttaaggcatctcaggagacaggaagtgaagctaaCTTTGAATTTGGACGTGACTTGATGCCTTCCTACATTGGAATGTGTCCtgcgaaggcagcatttttcagttttcagatgcagccacAGCGTTTGTTTGACCAAGGAGGGCAGCCATGATAATTTATTCTACTGCTTACCTGTTTCTTTATCCAATCACAGTCGTCTCACTAATACCCCTAGAGGTGAGGAGTGTAATTGCGGGTTAAGTAACTGACTGTTAcacaggtacagaaaccgaataattaaaggctatgttgcagtttttttttttttttttttctggcaattTTCtagttggtaataaacatttaaacagttatCCATTGTATTTGATGTTGTAGGGTATtacaaaaagaaatataataaggaAAAGTAGGTGATATCTTAGCGGTTAGCTACAGGTTAGCGATGAATCTTGTTTCTCCCACAATGCAGAAAGTTGGCTAAGTTAATTCCTACCGCCGTGCCGTCTGTGAATGCAAACCTCTCTGCTTGTCCTGTCCCGAGGTCGAGAGACACCGTCTTCCGCAAGCGATATATTGCCACGGTAAGCCTCATGCTAACGTTAATGTTAACAAGCTGCGTTTTAGCTAGCTCTGTGTGTATTTTGCATACCGTGTTCCCTTTGACACAGCCTCCACTACAAGCATGATCACTCTGACATTAGAAGAGCATATTTTGTGATTCACGAATatgagccaaaacaaaattgcccTGAAGTAAATCAGGGAATCGTCATGAAAGCTTCATGGCTAACGTTTAATGTTTGGATCAGTGGTGATGATAATCAAGCGGCTTTCACAATAGTGTGTTTGCGTTTTGTGTTAGACTGCTACGGTTCTCTTTCACATATATTTGACCGTGACcgtgtagtggaggctaaacgcaaGTAAACACAGTTTACCCACCTCTGAGATGTCATAAACAGTTTATCCACTTCTCACTTCAAAGTTTAGCTAATTCTCAGTAAATTCACTACCTCATAGAGTTTATGCACCACATGTACTCTAGACATTTATAACcacttattatatttgttttcgcAAGATGATGACAGATACCTCACAGCAGGAGACCGTGGACAGTGTAGACACTGTGGAGTGTCAATACGGGATCAGCCCTTGCCCTCCTCCACTTCTGATGCTGTGACACAGTGTTATTTGAAGCCCCCCCGATGGTCTCGCGGTAAGTCTTGGGTATTTTAAGGGGTAGATATTCTGTCTAAATCATTGCCAGTATCTATGCAAGCAGGACATTTCCATACACattgattaaattaatacataGCCTACACCAAAACATAGCCGCTTAGATTTGCCATGATTGTCACATGTTTGGGTATGTTTACTGCCTCTCCACAGCTGTGCAGGTTAACCTGAAGCCCAAGATGGTCAGCGTGGGCACACAGACGTCTTTCAGCCCACAAACCTCCACTCCCCTCGCTAGTCCTGAACAgacagatgatgaagatgatgataatgCCTCTGTCGTTAGTGACTTATCGTGGGTGCCCGAAGAGCCGATGCATGAGGAGGACTTGTTTGATGAGGAGCCACCTTACGCGTGTGACCCCCACCACAAGTGAGATAATTTAAAACCAACATAGACCATTTTGAATGCTCATTTTATTGTGTACTTTAGCTTTGGTAGTTTGAATGACACCTCCCTCCCTCcctaattttttgttgttgtagtggCATTGACAAATTCATTGTTTGCCAAGAGGAGCTGATGGGCCTTTTTGCCATCTGTCCGGCCTGTTGTGAGAGGTCAGATAGTAGCATCGTGCAGCAGGAAGGAACTTTTGTTAAGATCAAGCAGGTACGGTTATGTTTGCGCAGCAGGCCATCTGATTAGAAAATCAGAATATCTTATTACAATCTGATAGCTCTGACTGTCTTGCCAGATAATTTACAATGTATGTACCAGGCTGGTTTTAGTCTGTTGGTTTGTGATGGCATCACATTTGAGTGTTAGATCAGAACAGAACACCgggtgaagtgacattcagccaagtatggtgacccatactcagaatttttgctctgcatttaacccatccgaaatgcacacacacagagcagtgaacacatacacacacactgtgagcacacacccggagcagtgggcagccatttatgctgcggcgcccggggagcagttgggggttcgatgccttgctcaatggcacctaagtcatggtattgaaggtggagagagaactgtacatgcactccccccacccacaattccgtccggcccgagactagaacccacaacccttcgattgggagtccaagcctctaaccattaggccacgacttcccgttATACTGTATTGGTCATGTGTGTTTCATTGAAAACATGAAACCAGTAATGTACAGTACTTAATCTATATTGAATCCTGATATACTGTTGATTACTCTTTTTCTTTACATATCTAGGTCTGTGCATCCTGTACCACCATTTCTGGCAAAATCAACCAATGCTCCAAAGGAACATGCCGACCTGCAACCGCCTGTTAAGCGGGGCCATTCATTTCACTGGATGTTTGGCCACCCAGACATTAAGAATGTTGACTCTGTTTGGCCTGCAGTGCATCAGTGCGAGCAGTTTCTTTCACCATCAGCGCCGCTACACTATCCCTGTAATCGTTCAGGTTTTAGTGACCTACGGGCAATGGATGGCGGGCTAGTTCTTGCTGGTGACTGTAGGTAAACCAGTGTGAGAGCTCATAGACCAGTTGCACGTTttgattttgttatttgttatcaTGTAGGGTGGCTTTAGTTGGCATTTGCAGATGACATGGTGGATTGTCTTTACAGACCTTGATTATTAAAaacttgaaacataattcaaatttgTAATTAATTCCAGGTCAGATTCTCCTGGGCACTGCGCGAAGTATGGATCCTACTCTCTGATAGAGGACAGAGTGAACAAGGTGGTGGATGTTCAGCTTGTTCAGGTAAACCTGATGTTATTAGACAAAGAAATGAACTCTGCAATTTGGTAAACTTATTGTATCTTAATATAACATCTTTCCACTAGTACAACGATGCATAGAGCTTTATTGTGTATTGCCTAACTAGAGTACAGTGTATCATAATACCTGGACCAGCAACGCGTCGGTTCATCCACGCCTCCTTCAACACCACTAGCATTCTACACTTACACTGTTGTGTCATGTTGCAGAGCTCAGAGGTCCCCAACAGCTCATGGTGTGAGCTTGAAGGGCTCAAGCGCAGTGTTGACCTGTTGAAGGGAAAGGACCTGCATTTGGCAACGCTGATCGCGGACCGTCATCGCcagttatttacaataaaaatgaagTGTAGAATGTAAATATCTGAATTGCATTGAAGCTGGATGTTTGTGGTTTGCTGATGCACTGAGGGCCACACAGGTCAATCATCcacaaaagtttgtttatttctccTTAGGTTGCCAAATGGGTGAGAGAGGAGCTGAGCCCTGAAGGGACACGTCATTATTTTGATGTGTGGCACATTGCCAAAAGTATGTATCCATTGTTGGAACCTTGAATCAGTTTTTGTTATTGCATATCAATTAATACCATTTGTTCTAAAACAGGTCTGGGGAAGGCATTGGATGCAGCTTCAAAAGAGTGTGACCAACTACAGTTGTGGAGGCCTGCTATAGTGAATCACCTCTATTGGACTGCAGCCTCAACCCCAGATGGCAACCCAGCGGTCATGGAGGCCAAATGGAGAAGTTTAGTCAACCACATCCAGGACATTCATGACCATGACACCCCTGCCTTCTCCAGTTGTGCCCATGGCCCTCTAGATGGGGATCAGCGCAACAAAGAGTGGTTGGACCCAGGTACAGTACACACAGTATGTAGAATTATGCACGCTCTACAGTTTTGTTGTCTTTGCTGTCTGAGTGATTGTTTGGATGCTTTGACATGTaagggtgtgacggttagtatataaccgtgagaccggcggttatagttgaacaccgtcattagaactctataaccggcaaaaccgtgtcattaaaatattttttacaaacattttttatcaaaaattattttcattttttagataggatcataagatccGCAATATATCGGgaaacatggtttttaccacttaatgaagttttgtaaatcgtcagacatatttaccacttcattaaattttgctttgtagaaaacctttcttaaaaatgaatttcgttttgtacaaattttatcttaattttaataaatgtttcatcaaccaattgcatgtattttaataaataaaaagcaaatatagcagacaatgataaccgtgacatggaagcacgagcgtgccgcgttcacttgcactgcactgtgaactagagcacatctcatcgtaaatgaaactcagcgtaggcctatgcctcatacattagcattaaatatctttgctgcatcctttctagaacagacgggtgcggctttgaaatttgctcaaaaaactgtggcgcggatgatgagttttgtgacacatctccttaataaacggaggtctgaaatctctgcccctttaccgatccgAGCGCGCGCTGACATgcagttaacccgctatctccaagaacaaccaactGACTCTACGACAGATCCACTAGcataaatccccccccccccccccccgacggttatgttatgaaccgtcacattagactcacgtcataaccgtcatcaccaattctgaaaccggcacacccctattgACATGTGACCTTTGTGatgaaatgttttcattcactggCAATCtcataacattttgtttactgtttaTGTTTGCTATAATTCATATGTGTATCTGTCTGCCTCCCTGTCTTGGTCTTGCAGGCTCATTGGCAGCAGTAAAGTTGGAGAACATAATCATGAGGACTGCCTTACTGAAAGATGTTCGACAGCTGTCTCCACAGCACCAGACCTTCTCCCTTGAGGCTTACCACTCCCTCATCTTGCACTTTGCGCCCAAGCACACAGGGTT includes these proteins:
- the LOC128020674 gene encoding uncharacterized protein LOC128020674, producing MEKAPSDLYLGCLKIPWRECLTNLLNLNERIVRFAPNLEQGNLQDHSLSASTDFRKRKRYFNGPDDDRYLTAGDRGQCRHCGVSIRDQPLPSSTSDAVTQCYLKPPRWSRAVQVNLKPKMVSVGTQTSFSPQTSTPLASPEQTDDEDDDNASVVSDLSWVPEEPMHEEDLFDEEPPYACDPHHNGIDKFIVCQEELMGLFAICPACCERSDSSIVQQEGTFVKIKQVRLCLRSRPSD